Proteins from one Brevibacillus humidisoli genomic window:
- a CDS encoding heavy metal translocating P-type ATPase: protein MIAWNTSSPIDTEKSRDQQASSLLARLHQHQEGVAAMTSGAFTLAAWMLDQFPTLSIGLYLLGYIIGGYQKAIEGAGALLNERKIDVNLLMLLAAIGAASIGYWLEGGILIFIFALSGAMESYTMARSSRDIASLIDLKPETALLWENGVEKRVPVDSLIPGAIVVVKPGASIPVDGIIREGSSAVNQASITGESLPVEKAVQDEVFAGTINGQGALLVEVTRTSEATLFAKIVQLVHDAQNEMPPSHRFLERFEGIYAKTILILTLLLMLIPPLLLGWDWQQALYRSMVFLVVASPCALVASIMPAVLSAISTSARKGLLFKGGVHLENLAGVKVVAFDKTGTLTKGTPIVTHLLPLQGYSEHELLQIAASIEQRSEHPLAQAIVGKAEEYGLTLEQPKQFQALSGWGVTADLAGETWKVGKAEWLDHSSMSESAVKRAAEREAQGETLVYLQNSAGLAGIIAIRDTLRPDAPAVIRALQQLGIKVVMLTGDRRTAAEALARAAGVEEVYAQLLPEQKSDMIEQLKQRYGSVAMVGDGVNDAPALARSTVGIAMGGTGSEVSLDVADLVLMNDDLTRLPAAISLARKAKRIIKQNICFSLTVILLLVYANFVGEVTLPLGVVGHEGSTILVILNGLRLLRSQQPIATR, encoded by the coding sequence ATGATCGCATGGAACACAAGCTCCCCGATCGATACAGAAAAATCCCGGGATCAACAAGCAAGCAGCTTGCTTGCTCGCCTTCACCAGCATCAGGAAGGAGTGGCGGCGATGACGAGCGGAGCCTTTACGCTGGCCGCCTGGATGCTGGACCAGTTCCCTACGCTATCCATTGGACTTTATCTGCTCGGCTACATCATCGGCGGCTACCAGAAAGCAATCGAAGGGGCAGGTGCCCTGCTGAATGAACGGAAAATCGATGTCAATCTGTTGATGCTGCTTGCCGCGATTGGCGCGGCCAGCATCGGGTACTGGCTCGAAGGGGGGATCTTGATCTTTATCTTTGCCTTGAGCGGAGCGATGGAGAGCTACACGATGGCGCGCAGTTCCCGTGACATCGCATCGCTGATCGACCTCAAACCGGAAACAGCCCTGCTCTGGGAAAACGGGGTGGAGAAGCGTGTACCGGTCGATTCGCTCATCCCTGGCGCGATCGTCGTCGTCAAGCCAGGTGCCAGCATACCAGTAGACGGCATCATTCGCGAAGGGAGTTCGGCAGTAAATCAAGCCTCGATCACCGGAGAATCCCTCCCCGTGGAAAAGGCGGTCCAAGATGAAGTGTTTGCCGGCACGATCAACGGTCAAGGCGCTTTACTGGTGGAAGTGACCCGGACGAGTGAGGCCACACTGTTCGCCAAGATCGTCCAACTGGTTCATGACGCACAGAACGAGATGCCGCCTTCCCATCGCTTTCTGGAGCGATTTGAGGGGATCTACGCCAAAACGATCCTCATACTCACACTGCTGTTGATGCTCATCCCGCCTCTGCTGCTGGGTTGGGACTGGCAGCAGGCGCTGTACCGGTCGATGGTATTCCTGGTGGTTGCTTCTCCCTGTGCCCTGGTTGCCTCGATCATGCCGGCCGTATTGTCAGCCATTTCTACCAGCGCTCGGAAAGGACTTCTGTTCAAGGGGGGCGTGCATCTGGAAAACCTGGCAGGAGTGAAAGTGGTTGCCTTTGACAAAACCGGCACACTGACCAAAGGAACCCCGATCGTCACCCACCTGCTCCCGCTGCAGGGGTACAGTGAGCACGAGCTGCTGCAAATCGCCGCATCGATTGAACAGAGATCGGAGCACCCGCTTGCGCAGGCGATTGTAGGGAAGGCAGAAGAATACGGTCTGACACTGGAGCAGCCCAAACAGTTCCAAGCTTTGAGCGGATGGGGAGTGACAGCGGATCTGGCCGGGGAGACGTGGAAAGTGGGCAAAGCAGAATGGTTGGATCATTCTAGCATGTCTGAATCAGCTGTCAAAAGGGCTGCAGAGCGGGAGGCCCAGGGAGAGACGCTGGTCTATCTGCAGAACAGCGCCGGACTGGCCGGGATCATCGCCATCCGTGATACGCTGCGTCCGGATGCGCCTGCCGTGATCCGCGCATTGCAGCAGCTCGGCATCAAAGTGGTGATGCTGACCGGTGACAGACGTACCGCAGCCGAGGCGCTCGCCCGTGCTGCCGGTGTAGAGGAGGTATATGCCCAACTGCTGCCTGAACAAAAGTCGGACATGATCGAACAGTTGAAACAGCGTTACGGAAGCGTAGCGATGGTGGGTGACGGAGTAAACGATGCTCCCGCTTTGGCCAGGTCGACTGTCGGCATCGCGATGGGCGGCACCGGCAGTGAAGTCTCGCTTGACGTCGCCGATCTCGTGCTGATGAACGACGATCTGACCAGGCTGCCCGCCGCCATCTCGCTCGCCCGCAAAGCGAAGCGGATCATCAAGCAAAACATCTGTTTCTCCCTCACGGTCATCCTTTTGCTGGTATACGCCAACTTCGTCGGTGAGGTCACCCTCCCGTTGGGTGTCGTCGGTCATGAAGGGAGTACGATCCTGGTCATTCTCAACGGGTTGAGGCTGCTGCGGTCGCAGCAGCCAATCGCAACACGATGA
- a CDS encoding cupin domain-containing protein: MGKILNIAKLPGEHISEYGKGAITLLLGQAAGSEKIYVHIDRIPPGAQSVKYHSHSKQEEFFMVLAGTGTLRLNDAEYQVGKGDFVAKPAGRKIAHQFINTGQEVLEILDVGTNESGDVAYYPDEGVYYLRDQGLVFHRGSARQDWDSDPNT, from the coding sequence TTGGGGAAGATCTTAAACATCGCCAAACTGCCCGGCGAACACATAAGCGAATACGGAAAAGGAGCCATCACGCTGCTGCTGGGACAGGCCGCCGGCAGTGAGAAAATCTATGTCCATATCGATCGCATCCCTCCTGGCGCTCAGAGCGTAAAGTACCATAGTCACTCCAAGCAGGAGGAGTTTTTTATGGTCCTCGCCGGTACCGGCACGCTGCGGTTAAACGATGCAGAGTATCAGGTAGGCAAAGGCGATTTTGTGGCCAAACCTGCTGGACGCAAGATTGCCCATCAGTTTATTAATACCGGACAGGAAGTATTGGAGATTCTGGATGTAGGAACGAATGAATCAGGGGATGTCGCTTACTATCCGGATGAGGGTGTCTACTATCTGCGAGACCAAGGCCTTGTGTTCCATCGCGGCAGTGCCAGACAGGACTGGGACTCTGATCCCAATACGTGA
- a CDS encoding glycerol-3-phosphate responsive antiterminator has protein sequence MSFNGQVILPAAKDAKDLESIVESSYENGVFLDTHVGQLKHLYQLARKHHKKMFLHADLIQGLKNDEYATEYLCQDVRPHGIISTKTGVILKAKQKGVVAIQRIFLLDSNALKKSYALLEKTKPDFIEVLPGLMPRIIAEVCQQTGIPVLAGGLIRTVDDVEQALQAGATAITTSNKDLWKHYSRQ, from the coding sequence ATGAGTTTCAACGGACAAGTGATCCTGCCGGCAGCGAAAGACGCCAAGGATTTGGAGAGCATCGTTGAAAGTTCATACGAGAACGGCGTCTTTCTCGATACTCACGTCGGACAGTTGAAGCACCTCTATCAATTGGCCAGGAAGCATCACAAAAAGATGTTTTTGCACGCCGATCTGATCCAAGGCCTCAAAAACGACGAGTACGCGACGGAATACTTATGCCAGGACGTTCGGCCCCACGGGATCATCTCGACCAAGACAGGTGTGATCCTGAAGGCCAAACAGAAGGGTGTCGTGGCGATTCAACGCATCTTTCTGCTCGACTCCAATGCACTGAAAAAAAGTTATGCCCTGCTGGAAAAAACCAAACCCGACTTTATTGAAGTCCTGCCCGGGCTAATGCCGCGGATCATTGCCGAAGTGTGCCAACAGACGGGAATCCCGGTGCTGGCGGGCGGTCTGATTCGAACGGTGGATGATGTGGAACAGGCCCTGCAGGCTGGGGCGACTGCGATCACCACATCCAACAAGGATTTGTGGAAGCATTACAGCAGGCAGTAG
- the corA gene encoding magnesium/cobalt transporter CorA, with amino-acid sequence MLRTVAVTNDREVTTDISISDLMTLDLKWFWVDFDSPTEEEARLLESHFHFHPLAIEDCFHLLQRPKLDHYDDHHFFVLHAINPKTLQAEEIDLFLGPNFVVSFHLNHCPEVDEAWNQIMAHKTLSEISHIYVAYTIMDKLVDHYFPTLYQIEDHLNEIESNIKNETVEKLMDTIFDIRSDLLTLRKTVLPMRDLLYRVINSEKIEGLKEHLVYFTDIYDHLLKLSDMIESNREMTADMRDSYISVNANRMNSIMKTLTVLSTIFIPLTFIASIYGMNFEYMPELAWRWGYYGVLLVMLAVGGSMVFWLWSKGWFK; translated from the coding sequence TTGCTTCGTACCGTGGCTGTGACCAATGACCGGGAAGTGACAACTGATATTTCCATCTCGGACCTTATGACTTTAGATCTGAAGTGGTTTTGGGTTGATTTTGATTCCCCCACAGAAGAAGAGGCAAGACTGCTGGAAAGCCATTTCCACTTTCATCCCCTGGCGATTGAAGACTGTTTCCACTTGCTGCAGCGCCCCAAGCTGGACCATTATGATGATCATCATTTTTTCGTCCTGCACGCGATCAATCCAAAAACGCTGCAAGCCGAAGAGATTGATTTGTTTCTAGGCCCCAACTTCGTCGTTTCCTTTCATTTGAACCACTGTCCAGAGGTTGATGAGGCCTGGAATCAGATCATGGCGCATAAAACGTTGTCTGAGATTAGTCATATTTACGTTGCTTATACCATCATGGACAAGTTGGTCGACCATTATTTTCCCACCCTGTATCAAATAGAAGATCATTTAAATGAGATTGAAAGCAATATAAAGAACGAAACGGTTGAAAAGCTGATGGATACCATCTTTGATATCCGCTCCGATCTGCTTACGCTGCGAAAAACCGTTTTGCCGATGAGAGATCTTCTATACCGGGTGATCAATTCTGAAAAGATTGAAGGCCTCAAGGAACACTTGGTCTACTTCACCGACATCTACGATCATTTGTTGAAGCTGTCCGATATGATTGAATCGAATCGAGAGATGACGGCAGATATGCGTGACAGCTATATCTCGGTGAATGCCAACCGGATGAACAGCATCATGAAGACACTAACCGTTTTGTCGACGATATTTATTCCCTTGACGTTTATTGCCAGCATCTATGGGATGAACTTTGAGTACATGCCGGAGCTTGCCTGGCGTTGGGGGTACTATGGAGTGCTCTTGGTGATGCTGGCAGTTGGCGGCAGCATGGTATTCTGGTTGTGGAGCAAGGGTTGGTTTAAATAA
- a CDS encoding MIP/aquaporin family protein, whose protein sequence is MSAFWGEVVGTMMLIILGGGVCAGVSLKKSYAANSGWMVITMGWGLAVAVGVYAVGSSSGAHLNPAVTVALAFTGGFAWADVPGYILAQLLGAFLGAVVVYLHYLPHWRATDDPGAKLSVFATGPAIRNTWANLLSEMIGTFVLVLGILAIGANKFTEGLNPLIVGFLIVSIGLSLGGTTGYAINPARDLGPRLAHFLLPIYGKGPSNWRYAWVPIVGPLLGGSLGGLFYQAVFQGAPSSALWYVLAANGIVLLLAYLFGHKRDVSAADRKVAV, encoded by the coding sequence TTGTCGGCTTTCTGGGGCGAAGTGGTGGGGACGATGATGCTGATCATCCTGGGAGGCGGTGTATGTGCAGGAGTCTCGCTGAAGAAGTCGTATGCCGCCAATTCCGGCTGGATGGTGATTACGATGGGCTGGGGCCTGGCGGTAGCGGTGGGCGTGTACGCGGTCGGGAGTAGCAGTGGTGCTCATCTCAATCCGGCTGTTACCGTTGCTCTGGCCTTCACCGGTGGTTTTGCCTGGGCAGACGTACCTGGTTACATTCTGGCGCAGTTGCTGGGAGCCTTTTTGGGGGCTGTGGTCGTCTACCTGCACTATCTGCCTCACTGGAGGGCGACGGATGATCCGGGGGCCAAGCTGAGCGTGTTTGCGACAGGGCCGGCGATTCGAAACACATGGGCCAACTTGTTGAGTGAGATGATTGGCACCTTCGTACTGGTATTGGGGATACTGGCAATTGGGGCCAACAAGTTCACGGAAGGACTCAATCCCTTGATTGTCGGATTCCTGATTGTCAGCATTGGGCTGTCGCTGGGCGGGACGACCGGTTATGCCATCAATCCGGCCCGTGATCTGGGGCCAAGGCTGGCGCACTTTCTGCTGCCTATCTACGGCAAGGGACCCTCCAACTGGAGATATGCCTGGGTTCCGATTGTAGGCCCACTGCTGGGCGGTTCACTAGGCGGTTTGTTTTATCAAGCGGTCTTCCAGGGAGCACCGTCAAGTGCTTTGTGGTACGTCCTGGCGGCGAATGGCATCGTGCTGCTGCTTGCTTATCTGTTTGGACACAAGCGGGACGTATCGGCTGCCGATCGGAAAGTAGCGGTATAA